In Desulfomonile tiedjei DSM 6799, a genomic segment contains:
- a CDS encoding DUF1328 family protein, whose protein sequence is MLGLAVTLLIIALIAGLLGFTGIAGAAAGIAKLLFLIFLVLFVVSLIFGRRTVL, encoded by the coding sequence ATGCTAGGTTTAGCTGTGACATTATTGATAATAGCTTTGATTGCCGGACTGCTCGGTTTTACCGGAATTGCCGGTGCCGCCGCCGGTATTGCGAAACTCTTATTTCTGATTTTTCTGGTACTGTTCGTTGTCTCACTTATTTTCGGACGACGCACTGTTCTCTAG
- a CDS encoding ankyrin repeat domain-containing protein gives MRSIAIMLFLATFAMMMNSEIRAQALDQELLEAAEKGNLKTVTDLLQSGASPNAKRQNEGSSALILACGKGHKEVAKALIEKGADVNAASQNGWTALMGAASSGHLDIVKLLVERGADVNAKHAYGHTALKLAKGKNHKQIAEFLVKSGAVR, from the coding sequence ATGCGTAGTATAGCGATAATGCTCTTTCTCGCCACCTTCGCTATGATGATGAACTCGGAGATTCGGGCTCAAGCACTGGATCAAGAGCTGCTGGAAGCTGCTGAGAAAGGTAATCTGAAGACTGTCACGGATCTTCTCCAATCCGGTGCTTCTCCGAATGCCAAACGGCAAAATGAGGGTTCGTCCGCGTTGATTTTGGCCTGCGGCAAAGGCCACAAGGAAGTAGCAAAGGCGCTCATCGAAAAAGGCGCGGACGTGAATGCAGCAAGCCAGAACGGTTGGACAGCACTCATGGGAGCTGCGTCATCCGGTCATCTGGATATCGTCAAACTTCTTGTGGAGCGAGGAGCCGATGTGAACGCGAAGCATGCATACGGACATACAGCGCTCAAATTGGCAAAAGGCAAGAACCATAAACAGATTGCGGAATTTCTCGTGAAAAGCGGTGCAGTGCGTTAG
- a CDS encoding dihydropteroate synthase, with amino-acid sequence MIVIGEKINGTRKQVALAIQERNSAFIADLARRQFEEGAKYLDVNAGTLPSREPEDMAWLVGVVQDAVPEAVVCLDSANHRALRAGIEKAVRVPMLNSLSGEKFRIDGVLPLACEFQTELIVLALDDKGIPKTSEGRLDIVRRLLEMTRSGGLPDEKLYIDPLVMAISTGTENGNVTLETCRKILEEFPKVHLTCGLSNISFGMPLRSILNQAFTVLLVQAGMDSAIINPEERELRGVMLAAETLLGKDRHCLNFNRAFRAGKIGPKTAF; translated from the coding sequence ATGATCGTTATTGGAGAAAAAATAAACGGAACGCGAAAACAAGTCGCGCTGGCAATCCAGGAAAGGAACAGCGCTTTCATAGCAGATCTGGCTCGAAGACAGTTTGAAGAAGGGGCGAAATATCTTGATGTAAACGCCGGAACCCTGCCTTCAAGGGAGCCCGAAGACATGGCATGGCTGGTGGGTGTCGTTCAGGATGCCGTGCCGGAGGCTGTTGTGTGCCTTGATAGCGCTAACCATCGCGCTCTACGCGCAGGCATAGAGAAAGCCGTGAGAGTCCCCATGCTCAATTCTTTGAGCGGGGAAAAATTTCGAATCGACGGCGTGTTGCCTCTGGCATGTGAGTTTCAAACAGAGCTCATCGTCCTTGCCCTGGATGACAAAGGAATTCCGAAAACCAGTGAAGGGAGGCTCGATATCGTGCGTCGCCTCCTGGAGATGACCCGCAGTGGAGGCTTGCCGGACGAAAAACTCTACATCGATCCTCTGGTGATGGCTATTTCAACGGGAACGGAGAACGGGAACGTTACATTGGAGACGTGCCGCAAGATTTTGGAAGAGTTCCCCAAGGTCCATCTCACCTGCGGCTTGTCGAATATTTCTTTCGGGATGCCGCTGCGTTCTATTCTTAACCAGGCTTTTACGGTCTTGCTCGTACAAGCAGGAATGGACAGTGCAATTATCAACCCCGAAGAAAGAGAACTTCGAGGGGTCATGCTGGCTGCGGAAACACTTCTGGGTAAAGACCGTCACTGTCTCAATTTCAACCGAGCCTTTCGGGCCGGGAAAATAGGGCCGAAAACGGCTTTCTGA
- a CDS encoding cobalamin B12-binding domain-containing protein, producing MQDLVNAIADMMENEAMALTKKYLEDGASPLKVFDAYKDALIIIGKRFEQGTYFVPELILSGEMMKQASEIIKPYMTGIQETNEKPKIGKFLLGTVEGDIHDIGKDMVHMLMEINGFEVRDLGVDVPAQRFWDEYKEFQPDIIGMSGLLTLAYDSMKVVVDGLKDMGVRDRVKVIIGGGQVDEHAGKYVEADAWVTDAVAGVNYALKWVQAES from the coding sequence ATGCAGGATCTTGTGAATGCGATAGCAGACATGATGGAAAACGAGGCTATGGCTCTCACGAAAAAATACTTGGAAGACGGAGCATCTCCCCTGAAGGTTTTCGATGCGTACAAGGATGCTCTGATAATCATCGGAAAACGTTTCGAGCAGGGGACTTACTTTGTACCCGAGTTGATTTTGTCGGGAGAGATGATGAAGCAGGCCTCGGAGATCATCAAACCGTACATGACGGGCATCCAGGAAACTAACGAAAAACCGAAAATTGGCAAGTTTCTTCTCGGGACGGTCGAAGGGGATATCCACGACATAGGCAAGGACATGGTCCATATGCTCATGGAAATCAATGGGTTCGAAGTGAGAGATCTCGGTGTCGATGTTCCGGCACAGCGTTTTTGGGATGAATACAAGGAATTCCAGCCGGACATTATCGGAATGAGCGGTCTGCTGACACTGGCATACGATTCCATGAAAGTAGTGGTAGACGGGCTAAAAGACATGGGCGTACGGGATCGGGTCAAGGTGATCATTGGTGGCGGCCAAGTGGATGAGCACGCCGGGAAATACGTGGAGGCAGACGCTTGGGTCACAGACGCCGTGGCCGGTGTAAACTACGCTCTCAAGTGGGTACAAGCCGAATCATAG